In Nymphaea colorata isolate Beijing-Zhang1983 chromosome 10, ASM883128v2, whole genome shotgun sequence, the genomic stretch ACCCCGCACCTTGGTGACACAGGATGTCAAtcatctaaaaaatatattttaatattttagatgAATGAaaaacgaagaagaaatgtatggaaaaaatattttttattttcagaaaattcGCGTCCAGCCATCAAACGTGAAAGAAAACCGTGGAGAAGGGCTCGCAGATTTTgtttcatgagttttttttttttttgtgaattatgtTTTGCCTCAGAGCATTCATGTTAACATAAATGAAAATCACAATAAAATCTCTTGTTGATATAGATAGatagaacaaaataaagaaagaaaagatatgtTTGCCTGAAAATCAGCAATTCTGTAGCCAATCACGTAAATAAATAGTGGAACCTGCCGAGTAGATAGTTTTAACAATTCATTCTCACCGCAGGGAGAAGAGCAGCGCAGAGGTGGGAGCCTCGCCGATCGTCTTTCTCTCAAGgtaaccttctctctctctctctctctttctcactctatCTCTCCTAGAAACCTGGCCGGGATCTTCCCAGTGAGTTGCAGGTAGTGGAGAGTTGCTGGGGGCGATAGGTTTTTGTCTTACTGCTCAAGGAGCTGGCCCTCTCAGGACCCGCTCTTCTCCGTCCCTTTTCCAAAATTTGCAGTCTCCCTTACGTTCGAGAAATTTGCTTTCCTCTTCGGTTTTCTGCTTCTCCTTCGCTCCCACGTCATTTCCTAGTTTCCCATCTTGGTTAGAGGTCGTAATTCCAAGATGAACCGAGTTTCTCATTTCTGTTTCCCCTTAAAATTTGGCATGGACGCGACTTTCGGGTGCTTCTGTCTGGTTGAATTAGATCAGGATGGCGGATCAGCGGGAATGAgattattgcattttttcagGGATCGAATCGAATCGAATCTGCCGAAGCAGGTTATTGCGCAGGCTGGCTTTTGAGGAGATCCCTAAATTTTCATATCGTGTTGTGTGTTATCTTGGTTTTCATCCGAGTTCGGGACCCGGTACTGGAATTTTGTTACATCTTCGATAGTTCTGCCTTTTTGTGTCCAattattttttctccttccaaTATTACATTGTTAGAAGGTGAGATCAGTATCAGATCGGATCCATCTCTTTTTCTAGAGGATCCATATCCATGTGTCACGCCATGGGAGCACCTCTCACCACCCACCTACCGTTCAGTGTCCTTATCGGTCGCTCACAATGACGTGGCTGCTCTGAGCTCGTGGAGAAAGAAAGCAACGAACGCCGCCCACCAATCTAACATCTAACTAATTTCCCGCCCTTTCCTCGTAACTAACCTTCCGGCCCTTTTTCTATATCTTTTTTCCGATGGGTCGCTGATGGTCAGTGGGTTTCTCCTGTCTTTCGTGCCGTCAGGGGTCTCAGTGACGCTGGCGGGGCAGTTCTGGTGAATCCGGAGCCATGGTTCAGCCGATTCATCCACCGGAGAATGTACTGGAGACGAGATCAGGTCCCAATTCTTACGCCGCTGTGGTGCTCGGAGGGACATTCGATCGCCTCCACGATGGCCATCGCCGTCTCCTGAAGGTCCTCTCTTCGCGGCTACtacttcttctttctcttcatccttTCCTCTTTTGTACTTTACTGccgcttgttttgtttttttcaaaaaccttttgtttgttttgcgGCTCAAGAAGGAAGTGGAAGAGAAAAGATGGAAGCTCGGGGctggatttgatttctttcaattCGAATATTTGGATTTTCAGGCTTCTGCGGATTTAGCTACGGAGAGGGTCGTCGTTGGCGTCTGTGATGAGCCGATGCTCGTcaagaaagaggttgattttCGTTAAGCTTCCTCCGGTTTTCTTGATTGGCGTTCTGTGGAtgtgtctcttttttctttttctcctgaGAAGTTCTGGCTGATGCTGGTAATTGGGTTTGTCTAGGTTTAGGTGTTAGAATGAATTGTTAGAATGTTGACATTTTCCTTTGCAGCTGTCGGAGTTGATCCAACCGATTGAGGTGCGGATGAGTGCTGTTCAAGATTACATCAAGGTCGGTTCTCTACCTAAAAAATatagtttcttgttttttagttGTACTTAGTTTTTCGTTTGGGTTGTCTAGATTTGCTTGATGTTAAATTAATTCTTTTGTGTCGAATGAATCAGTTATCGTCACTTATTTTTTCCGTTTTCAAAACGCCATGCTGCATAACATGGTTAAACATGTTAATGCAATGAACTTGcttttgttgctttcatttctttcttatttccaaaGATTGTGCATGCCCTTTTTGTCCGTTAATAAAATGAAAGGCGTAGTAACCCACTTGTGGAAGCTATCTATAAGCAGATGGTAACTATTGCAGAATAGTAAATTGCTGAAAAGCTAGACAACGCTTAGTGTCAAGCACTTCTCAGAGTCGAACTTCAATCATGCCTCAGAATTGAACAAGGTTTCAGAAAGTGCATTTCTTTTAGGGATTCTGTTTGTCTTTCATGTTACTCATGCCTGTTTGGTAATTTGTTGGAATCTATTGGTACAAAgtttgaaaagcaaaatttggaagaaaatgGTTTAGCCGAAAGAAGAAATGTGAATTTGAAGGTGTTTAAGATTTGATCTTGGTTTTATAATTTTCACCTAGGGGCCGAAGCATACATTTCATGCACTGAATATGCAACGTGCACTTCATAAGAAGTTCTTTTCATGCTTGGTAGCAGTTACCCCATGTTCAAGCCAGTCCTTCTATAATTTGCTGAGAAGTGCTTAATAAGTAGCAAGTAGTACCCAATTAGAAGTAGAAACACTAAATATGTGCTGTAATGTCTAAAAGTGTCAAGGAAGTCATATTGGAACATATGCACATGAGTATGTGCACAGAAGCCATTATGGGTATGAGCAGTGGAACATTATAATTCAAAACTTGCAACATCCAAAATCCTCAATTCATTTATTAGGTTCTCTTCCTTTTAGTTTCTCTTTGTCTGGGCACGTAGGATGAGGAAAACAAGATTTTTCGTTAAAGAGTTGTCATCAATGTTTAGGGTGTCTTAACAACTGTATGTTTAAAGGACTTGTTTGAGTAAATAAGGAAAGAACCTAATAAGCCTGAGCTTAGCATTTATACTTTCAAATGGATTATTATATCTCTGGAAACTATGCATAAATTTGTCTCTGAATAATGGAAAATCTATAGTCACAATGAAGCATCAGGGACAGCTTTGCCCAAGGTAGTTTGTTGCAAACTTGAGATTTCTTTCTTGAACAAAAATCATCAATTAGGGTTCCATACATTACTTGTTCAAAGATTAGGGTCGTTCTCTTATGTTTTCACTATATTTGAGGGGTTCCATATTTTCATTGCTGTGAAGCATGCCAATGTTCTTAAGTTTATAGTTTCCTCCCACTCAAAActcataatttctttttttggattgTGTATACAGTCTGTTAAACCAGCACTGCTTGTTCAGGTGGAGCCCATATTGGATCCTTATGGCCCATCAATTGTTGATGAGAACTTGGACGCCATCATTGTTAGGTATGTTCCCATAGTGGCTCACTTTTTTTGGTAGCACCTTCTAATGTTATTTGGAAAGCTGAACACTATTCTTTAATGGGTCTAAATTCCTTTACGTTGCAGCTTGAAATTACGATGTCTCTAATTTAGATCCCATCTACTTGTATATGCATCTACAGTTTTATTTCAGCTCCCTTCAACCAAAGTTGAAACTGAGTCAAGATGCTTGGGACCTGGTAATTTGGGGGTACTAGCTTCAGGGAAGTTCCTGAAAATGGAAACGTGAAGGCTTTATGGTTTGAGGAAGTTAGTAGAGTCCAtaacataaaaagataaaacaaaaggaaacatGGTCAACGTCCTTTATGTTAGACTGCTAAGctgcacacatacacatacaaatGCACACCGTTCACACAGATTGGCATCCTGGATATTTCAGTTGACTAAAAATAATCAAGCTCTGTATATCTATTGGCAAGAGACATAATATACTGGCTTAAAATTTATTCGAACCAAGTTTCATTCATTTAAACATTAATAAAGTTGAAAAACTGATTTACTTTCTGCAAGTTCACACTGTGATAAGCTCTAATCTTTTCAGTATCAGTGCATATCAACTGGTACACAATATtaccaacaaaacaaaatagaaatatGGCCCTTCAAGGTATCAGCTGCCACCTGGCCTCTATCGGCTGATATATCaatgaaataatattaaaaaattaactttcgttttatttgatttagGTAACAATTTAAAATCACCTATATAAGACGAATGCATTGGTCCCTGTCGGTTGAGATGCGATATTGTTAAAAACATGATATGGTGCTGCTACCAATATTACAACATTGTTAATCTCTTAAAGCCCACATGCATGTTTATAGAGATCAAGTTGGTCGTTGATGGTCCTCCCTGTTGCATCTCAAATAATTATTGtatgcatatacacacacacacacacacacatatatatatatatattatattttattgattggATCCAATAGAAACTTCAGTAGCAGTCCTGCAATCAGAAGAATAATTTTAGTGTCTAATAATCACGAAGTTCATGACCATCATTACTTGTGGGCTCCAGTTATTTATCTTTTCTCCAGGTGTTTCAGCGCATTGAGACAAGCACCACATCTTCATGTTCTTTAAATGGGCAAAACCATAAAAGCATCATCTAAGAAGTTCATGATATTCTATTTTAGACAGAACTATCGTTTTTGGAAAACTGATATTCATATTTAACTTTATTACATTTTCTTgtaatttcttaattttgcatCAAACTTTTATTACTATCATTTTGCTTTCTATGGTTGTCCTTGTGTATTCATGTTACAATCACtcagattttgatatctattgtttatagttttttttttcaacctgGGGGCTGCATTAGGCAGGCCTATCTCTTTTCTTGCCGATTTACTTGGTCGTGGTGTTGTTTTGTGTGGTTGTATAGCAAGGAGACTCTAGCAGGTGGCTTGTCAGTTAATAAACGAAGAGCTGAGAGAGGTCTACCACTATTGAAGGTATCAGTCTTCTTTTTTCCATGTTAACCTTCTGCGATGTTTAACTTTGAAACAACTGTCTTATTCCTGCTTTTATTGTCATGAAGAGCTGAAGGGGTTTGCTGGTCTGTGAACTGCTCATCCATTGTCTTTTATGGTATTTCCTCATGTATTTATGCATAAACTTGTAATGCATTAGTAGCCTTGATGAATGTTCTAGACCATGAGTAGCATTGGTTTGTAACTTGGTTTAAAGCCCACAGGAGGGTGGAGGTAATTGATCTTAGCTGACACACAGTTTGCTGTGTGCATTTGTTTCAGGTGGAGGTAGTAGATCTTTTATCTGAAGAATCAGGTGGAGAAAAGCTTAGCTCCACAGCATTAAGGAGAATGGAGGCTGAAAAAGGTAATCATGCACAAACATAAAATGGACATTCCAGCAGAGCACAGTGTCGAGACATCCAGGGACTGGATGTTGATGATCAGcaagaaaggaaggaaaccAGATAGCACGCGATTTGGTAGAACAGGAACGAATTGGTTGAGTAGGGACCCAGACAGCCAGGAAGCAAGTGAACCAAGAGAAGGCATCTGTTTCAGAACATATATTTATTGTAGTTCATAAGAAATAACTGGAAAGATGTTATTTTGCAAATTGCTTTGGCTGGTTCGTGTAGGTAAAGACTTCCTGTAGTGAGAAGGCCTCACACAAGTGTTTGTGAACTGTGAGTTTTCATAGCTGGGGATTGTGCTGTAAATCGTCACTGATGGAGAAAATTCTCCTGCCATGATGGTTTTTCACATGTTAGCACAAGCGTCATAATCGTTGACTGTTTCCTTGTAAAACTTTCAGGTGTTTACATGATTATTTTGTGGACTATATGATCGTTGTGATAGTACCATTTCTTCTTTAGACTTTAGGTTTACCATTATTTTTTCTGGTTTCTCA encodes the following:
- the LOC116261800 gene encoding phosphopantetheine adenylyltransferase 1, with protein sequence MVQPIHPPENVLETRSGPNSYAAVVLGGTFDRLHDGHRRLLKASADLATERVVVGVCDEPMLVKKELSELIQPIEVRMSAVQDYIKSVKPALLVQVEPILDPYGPSIVDENLDAIIVSKETLAGGLSVNKRRAERGLPLLKVEVVDLLSEESGGEKLSSTALRRMEAEKGNHAQT